Proteins encoded in a region of the Novibacillus thermophilus genome:
- a CDS encoding GldG family protein, with protein MKAFLKKTNVVVLAVVLIGILVLANVAVGEVSMRYDLTENKEHSLSEQTKETLAQLSQPVNVYFFSGGSAEDEEIESLLKEYEKLSDDIHLDVVDPNENPSLAQKYEVQSYGTTVFESGDETKKIEAYALYTMGSDQFSYNFTGEQQFTQAIIQVTQGERTTVSFLQGHGEPDPRQAFAQAVQMMEGEAYQVETLNLATEGSVPENAGVLVIAGPTQDIAAEEVELIDAYVQEGGQLMVFLPPTESEQPLENLNRLLSQWGIEPEHNLVIDPERSYFNDPLTPIPVFEPHTITQELESQQRALILPQSRSLSTQEVEGLTVSPLLTTSEAAWGETDFNTADAKKSDDDMEGPLTLAYAVESDGGTATGETKEEGGEASDETASTPKLVVLGNVTVLDSQLFTLQGNADFVLNSLHWLSGEEDNITIRPKEKTVEPITLTPGQADGIFLATVVGLPAVILISGGIVWWRRRKM; from the coding sequence GTGAAAGCATTTTTGAAGAAGACGAATGTCGTCGTGTTGGCCGTCGTCTTGATCGGAATTTTAGTGTTGGCCAACGTGGCGGTCGGAGAAGTGTCCATGCGCTACGACTTGACGGAAAATAAGGAGCATTCGCTTTCAGAGCAGACAAAAGAGACGCTGGCACAGTTGTCGCAGCCGGTGAACGTGTACTTCTTTAGCGGCGGTAGTGCCGAAGATGAAGAGATTGAATCGCTGTTGAAAGAGTACGAGAAGCTGAGCGACGACATCCACCTCGATGTCGTCGACCCGAACGAAAACCCGTCCCTCGCACAAAAATACGAAGTTCAATCGTACGGGACGACCGTCTTTGAAAGCGGAGATGAGACGAAAAAAATTGAAGCTTACGCCCTTTACACGATGGGGAGTGACCAGTTTAGCTACAACTTTACCGGGGAACAGCAATTCACCCAAGCGATCATACAAGTGACGCAAGGAGAGAGGACGACTGTGTCGTTCTTACAGGGGCACGGTGAACCGGATCCGAGACAGGCGTTCGCCCAAGCGGTGCAAATGATGGAAGGTGAGGCGTACCAGGTCGAAACGTTAAACTTGGCAACGGAAGGCAGCGTACCGGAAAATGCCGGCGTGCTCGTCATCGCTGGGCCCACTCAAGATATCGCAGCGGAAGAAGTGGAGCTGATCGACGCGTATGTGCAGGAGGGCGGACAACTCATGGTCTTCCTTCCGCCGACGGAGAGTGAACAGCCGCTGGAAAATTTAAACCGATTGTTGTCCCAGTGGGGGATTGAGCCAGAGCACAATCTGGTCATCGACCCGGAGCGCAGTTATTTCAATGATCCGCTCACCCCGATACCGGTCTTTGAGCCGCACACGATTACTCAGGAACTAGAAAGTCAGCAGCGGGCCCTCATTTTGCCGCAATCCCGGAGCCTTTCAACACAGGAAGTAGAAGGGTTGACGGTCTCACCGCTGTTGACGACGAGTGAAGCGGCCTGGGGAGAGACGGATTTCAACACTGCCGATGCGAAAAAAAGTGACGACGATATGGAAGGTCCGTTAACCCTCGCTTACGCTGTCGAATCCGATGGGGGCACTGCCACTGGAGAGACAAAAGAGGAAGGCGGGGAAGCTTCCGATGAAACGGCTAGCACGCCAAAGCTTGTCGTCCTCGGAAACGTGACAGTGCTCGATTCACAGTTGTTCACCTTGCAAGGGAACGCCGATTTTGTGTTGAACAGTTTGCACTGGCTGAGCGGAGAAGAAGACAATATCACGATTCGCCCTAAAGAGAAAACCGTTGAACCCATCACCTTGACGCCAGGACAAGCAGACGGCATTTTCCTGGCCACCGTCGTCGGGCTGCCGGCCGTCATCTTGATCAGCGGCGGCATTGTGTGGTGGAGGAGGCGAAAAATGTGA
- a CDS encoding response regulator transcription factor encodes MKHILYVEDEREIGEWVERDLTERGYRVTWLTDGNRVLEHLDGVDLVILDVMLPGLDGFTVGHRIKQRDPDLPVLMLSARTAVEDKVEGLSFADDYLTKPFHPDELAARVEVLLRRCGTPSAQPVKLQHLDVYMQENRVVDRETGREVTLTGKEYRLLDFFLRHPNQILTKEQLYEAVWEEPFAGGENTLMVHIRHLREKIERNPSRPTIIQTVRGLGYRVKR; translated from the coding sequence ATGAAACACATCTTGTACGTTGAAGACGAAAGGGAAATAGGCGAGTGGGTGGAGCGGGATTTAACTGAGCGCGGTTACCGGGTGACGTGGTTAACCGACGGGAACCGCGTGTTGGAACATTTGGACGGTGTAGATCTGGTCATATTGGACGTGATGCTGCCGGGCTTGGACGGGTTCACTGTCGGGCACAGAATTAAACAGCGCGATCCCGACCTTCCCGTCTTGATGCTCTCAGCCCGTACCGCCGTAGAGGACAAGGTGGAAGGGTTGTCGTTCGCCGACGACTACTTGACGAAGCCGTTTCACCCAGACGAACTGGCTGCGAGGGTGGAGGTGCTGTTGCGGCGGTGCGGCACCCCTTCCGCACAGCCTGTCAAACTGCAGCACTTGGACGTTTACATGCAAGAAAACCGTGTCGTGGACAGGGAAACAGGGCGAGAGGTGACTCTGACAGGGAAGGAGTACCGCCTGCTGGACTTTTTTCTCCGCCACCCTAACCAAATTTTGACCAAGGAGCAGCTGTATGAGGCCGTCTGGGAAGAACCGTTTGCCGGCGGGGAAAATACGCTCATGGTCCACATCCGCCATTTACGGGAAAAAATTGAGCGAAACCCCAGCCGACCGACGATCATACAGACTGTGCGTGGACTCGGTTACCGGGTGAAACGATGA
- a CDS encoding DUF4340 domain-containing protein — MASSMASLTGKRIEQSDQALADFGLEDPSTAVTLRLSDGQTYTLSLGDETPVDNMRYVQVEGVSAIYTVDAFALEELSQPADTFMDRTLWSVEEDDVTSIALTWGDEEIQIARDGDEWKVNGKQLSTEQAGAIFSQMNAVTAQGLPVEAMPDGSDFQLTIETEEGAETWTGARKEDRLFVQKEGGEWIYPVVPADIDQLIEDVHSVREQKEGEREGKDHD, encoded by the coding sequence GTGGCGTCCTCCATGGCGTCTCTCACGGGGAAACGCATCGAACAGTCGGATCAGGCCTTGGCTGACTTTGGCCTTGAAGACCCGTCGACTGCCGTTACGTTGCGCTTGAGCGACGGGCAAACGTACACGCTGTCACTAGGAGATGAAACGCCGGTAGACAATATGCGCTATGTGCAAGTAGAGGGCGTTTCCGCCATCTACACCGTTGACGCGTTCGCGTTGGAGGAGCTGTCGCAACCTGCCGACACCTTTATGGACAGAACGCTCTGGTCCGTCGAGGAAGACGACGTGACGTCGATCGCCCTGACGTGGGGAGACGAAGAGATCCAGATCGCCCGAGATGGTGACGAGTGGAAAGTTAACGGAAAACAGCTGTCAACCGAACAAGCAGGGGCCATCTTCAGCCAAATGAACGCTGTGACGGCCCAAGGGTTGCCTGTGGAAGCCATGCCGGACGGCTCAGACTTTCAGCTGACGATTGAAACAGAAGAAGGAGCGGAAACGTGGACCGGGGCCCGTAAGGAGGACCGGCTCTTCGTTCAAAAGGAGGGCGGGGAGTGGATTTACCCCGTTGTCCCGGCGGACATCGACCAGTTGATAGAAGACGTGCACAGTGTCCGAGAACAGAAAGAAGGGGAAAGGGAAGGTAAGGATCACGATTGA
- a CDS encoding fumarylacetoacetate hydrolase family protein, protein MKLLTFRQGERLALGIKTDRGILPVPDREGMDAGHTVKQLIEKGEAGLDELNRLLDEAAGKGVEYLNEAELDLGPCVPGPGKIVCVGLNYRKHAEESNMDIPKHPILFNKYNNSLAGHGDRIALPADSDQVDYEAELAIVIGRTAKNVSKENALDYVFGYCAANDLSARDLQFRSQQWLLGKSLDGFCPLGPYLVTADEVGNPNDLNIRCMVNGEMRQQSNTSDMIFHCDDIVSYISRYMTLAPGDVILTGTPEGVVLGYPEAERVWLKDGDEVTVEIEGLGRLRNVMVAEET, encoded by the coding sequence ATGAAACTGTTAACTTTTCGCCAAGGTGAGAGGTTGGCATTGGGGATCAAAACAGACCGAGGGATCTTGCCTGTTCCTGACCGTGAGGGGATGGATGCTGGCCATACCGTGAAACAGTTGATCGAAAAAGGCGAGGCAGGGTTAGACGAACTAAACCGGCTGCTTGACGAGGCGGCAGGGAAAGGTGTGGAATATTTAAACGAAGCCGAACTGGACTTGGGACCGTGTGTACCAGGGCCTGGCAAAATCGTGTGTGTCGGTCTCAACTACCGCAAACACGCGGAAGAATCCAACATGGATATTCCAAAGCATCCGATTTTGTTCAACAAGTACAACAACTCCCTCGCCGGACACGGAGACCGGATTGCGTTGCCCGCTGATTCCGATCAAGTCGATTACGAGGCTGAGCTCGCCATCGTCATCGGACGTACAGCGAAGAACGTCTCCAAAGAGAATGCCCTGGACTACGTGTTCGGCTATTGTGCTGCAAACGATCTGTCCGCCCGCGATTTGCAATTCAGGTCACAGCAGTGGTTGCTCGGCAAGTCCCTCGACGGTTTTTGTCCCTTAGGACCGTATTTGGTGACGGCGGATGAAGTGGGCAATCCGAACGACTTGAACATTCGCTGTATGGTTAACGGAGAAATGCGGCAGCAGTCGAATACGTCGGATATGATTTTTCACTGCGACGACATCGTCAGCTACATCTCCCGCTACATGACGCTCGCCCCGGGCGACGTTATTTTAACCGGAACACCTGAAGGGGTCGTATTGGGCTATCCCGAAGCGGAGCGGGTCTGGTTGAAGGACGGGGATGAAGTCACCGTCGAAATCGAGGGGCTGGGCCGTCTACGCAATGTCATGGTGGCTGAGGAAACATAA
- a CDS encoding sensor histidine kinase, translated as MSERKWRKSLLAKYLVVVVIFIALVPLINSAIVWGYNRFLAVEHGITPKYEYREIEKMWHEAARKMADDSDAVRVEKLKRLKETYPEATVFWVDGEGVTRLKLPQDADVPDEWTASMAVDFMKSSVAADPFTVVALLGEDEQDGFMTIQIPLSLFSVPVEQNMYTMLTPIVAFFVIVGLNVGLFVFLSWLFFTRIRRRLTTLQQAMREAEMTGDFVTVPVRRDDEIADLERSFNRMAEQLKESREREQAEEQLRRELIANLSHDLRTPLTVIRGHAYSLAQEELSEKGARSLAVIDDKIRYLGELIDNLLSFSLLSAGKYPYRPERLDVVRLLRAITASWYPLLEREGFDIEVTLPEQEIYWEVDRQWFQRIWDNLFQNALRYAKEGKYVGVSAQIGNERTCLTLEDRGPGLENTRTASKGAGIGLSIVSLMAETMDLKWHIESSEQGTRCFLCKDSPYSRS; from the coding sequence ATGAGCGAGCGCAAATGGCGAAAGTCGCTGTTAGCGAAGTATCTCGTCGTTGTCGTCATTTTTATTGCCCTCGTACCCCTGATCAACAGTGCGATTGTATGGGGTTATAACCGGTTTCTAGCTGTAGAACACGGTATCACGCCCAAATACGAGTATCGCGAGATTGAAAAGATGTGGCATGAGGCGGCGAGAAAGATGGCCGATGATTCCGATGCGGTACGGGTGGAGAAGCTGAAACGACTGAAGGAAACATACCCTGAAGCGACTGTGTTCTGGGTTGACGGAGAAGGAGTTACCCGGTTAAAACTGCCGCAAGACGCTGACGTCCCGGATGAGTGGACGGCTTCGATGGCGGTCGATTTTATGAAATCGAGTGTGGCTGCAGATCCGTTCACCGTCGTCGCTTTACTCGGTGAGGACGAGCAAGACGGGTTCATGACGATTCAAATACCCCTTTCCTTATTCAGCGTACCGGTCGAACAGAACATGTACACCATGCTTACGCCCATTGTGGCGTTTTTCGTCATCGTCGGTCTGAATGTCGGGTTGTTCGTCTTTCTGTCCTGGCTGTTTTTCACCCGCATTCGGCGACGGCTGACGACGCTGCAGCAGGCGATGCGGGAAGCGGAAATGACGGGGGACTTCGTGACAGTTCCAGTCAGGCGGGACGATGAAATCGCCGACTTGGAACGTTCCTTCAACCGCATGGCTGAACAGTTGAAGGAGAGCCGGGAGCGCGAACAAGCGGAAGAACAGTTGCGCCGGGAGCTGATCGCCAACTTGTCCCACGATTTGCGCACCCCCTTGACAGTGATCAGGGGCCACGCCTACTCCCTGGCCCAGGAAGAGCTGTCGGAAAAAGGAGCTCGGTCCCTCGCTGTCATCGACGATAAAATTCGCTATCTCGGCGAACTGATCGACAATTTGTTGTCCTTTTCTCTCCTCTCGGCGGGAAAATACCCGTACCGTCCAGAACGGTTAGATGTTGTACGGTTGTTGCGCGCAATCACCGCTTCGTGGTACCCCCTTTTGGAGAGAGAAGGCTTTGACATTGAGGTCACCCTCCCCGAACAAGAAATTTATTGGGAAGTCGACAGGCAGTGGTTTCAACGCATTTGGGACAATTTGTTCCAAAACGCACTGCGCTACGCCAAGGAAGGGAAATACGTCGGTGTTTCAGCCCAAATCGGAAACGAACGGACGTGTTTGACGCTGGAAGACCGCGGTCCGGGCTTAGAGAATACGCGGACGGCCTCTAAAGGGGCGGGAATCGGCCTTTCCATCGTGTCGCTGATGGCCGAAACGATGGACTTAAAATGGCACATAGAAAGCAGTGAACAAGGAACGCGCTGCTTTCTGTGCAAGGACAGTCCGTACAGCAGGAGCTAG
- a CDS encoding AMP-binding enzyme gives MRECAVVASPDDVRGSVVKAFVVLKEPEDAGGDMVKMLQDHVKQVTAPYKYPREIEFVPDLPKTASGKIRRVELRALEEERKLRGV, from the coding sequence GTGCGCGAGTGTGCCGTCGTAGCCAGCCCGGATGACGTACGGGGGTCTGTCGTCAAAGCGTTCGTCGTGTTGAAAGAGCCGGAGGACGCTGGAGGGGACATGGTAAAAATGCTGCAAGACCACGTCAAACAAGTAACGGCCCCCTATAAGTATCCACGGGAGATCGAGTTCGTACCTGACTTGCCGAAAACGGCGAGTGGAAAAATACGGCGGGTTGAACTGAGGGCGCTAGAGGAGGAGAGAAAATTGAGGGGTGTTTAA
- a CDS encoding ATP-binding cassette domain-containing protein encodes MIKLEHVTKRYLRKVALDDVTVTFHPGNIIGIIGENGSGKSTLLKLMAGLVSPTRGNITIDGGPVTRKASKKVAYLSEREELYDCFTVRETIAFFASQFPDFDREKAEKLMRFMSLKPQQRVKHLSKGGVARLKMTVTLARNAPFVLLDEPLSGLDPFVREAVAESLLSFLDLSRQTLIVSTHEIQELEQVIDTVAVIRDGKVLKVADVEDIRETKGKNLVEWMRELYG; translated from the coding sequence ATGATTAAGCTCGAGCACGTGACAAAACGGTACTTAAGAAAAGTGGCATTGGACGATGTGACGGTCACGTTTCATCCAGGGAATATCATTGGGATCATCGGGGAAAACGGGAGTGGCAAGTCCACTCTGCTGAAGCTGATGGCCGGGCTTGTGAGTCCGACGCGAGGGAACATAACGATAGACGGGGGACCCGTCACACGAAAAGCGAGCAAGAAAGTCGCCTATCTATCAGAGCGGGAGGAGTTGTACGATTGTTTCACGGTTCGCGAGACGATTGCATTCTTTGCTAGCCAGTTCCCTGATTTCGACCGGGAAAAAGCGGAAAAGTTGATGCGCTTTATGTCCTTGAAGCCGCAACAACGGGTGAAGCATTTGTCCAAAGGTGGAGTCGCCCGCCTGAAAATGACGGTCACCCTCGCCCGGAATGCGCCGTTCGTGCTATTGGACGAACCGCTCTCCGGCCTCGATCCATTCGTTCGTGAAGCGGTAGCGGAAAGCTTACTGTCTTTCCTCGATTTATCGCGACAAACCCTTATCGTCTCCACACACGAAATTCAAGAGCTGGAACAGGTGATCGACACGGTAGCCGTCATTCGCGATGGAAAGGTGCTCAAAGTGGCTGATGTGGAAGACATCCGCGAAACGAAGGGAAAAAATCTTGTGGAATGGATGCGGGAGTTGTACGGCTAG
- a CDS encoding GntR family transcriptional regulator, giving the protein MESFLTSQPIYTQLADLLKKQIVRGQLRPGDKLPSVRELAIRYTVNPNTVQRTYRELEQEGVVEVRRGQGTFVIEDDEIIQRLRETLKQEYVATFVRDMREMGFTLQEMKESVKRMWEEEVDD; this is encoded by the coding sequence ATGGAATCATTCCTGACTTCGCAACCGATTTACACCCAGTTGGCTGATTTATTGAAAAAGCAAATTGTGCGCGGACAGCTCCGCCCGGGAGACAAGCTGCCTTCCGTCAGAGAACTGGCGATTCGGTATACCGTCAATCCAAATACAGTGCAGCGTACGTATCGCGAGCTTGAACAAGAAGGAGTGGTAGAAGTGCGGCGCGGACAAGGAACGTTCGTCATCGAAGACGACGAGATCATCCAGAGATTGCGCGAAACGCTGAAACAGGAGTACGTTGCAACATTCGTACGGGATATGCGGGAAATGGGGTTTACCCTTCAGGAGATGAAGGAGAGTGTAAAGCGAATGTGGGAGGAGGAAGTCGATGATTAA
- a CDS encoding ABC transporter ATP-binding protein, whose translation MIELERVSKYYGNRVGVDDLNLSVPKGQILGLLGPNGAGKTTTMRLITGYLEPTKGKITIAGYDVVEDGLKARRRIGYLPENPPVYPDMSVEGYLTFVARIREVPRSEVTQAVQHVMGRLELTNVRKRLIGRLSKGYKQRVGLAQAIVHTPDVLVLDEPSSGLDPKQITEIRELIRELGKEHTVILSSHILPEVSALCEQVAIINKGKIVAVDRPKSLAQHIQGSATLKATVKGPREDVVRTVQQVEGVLAVKVTKEGEGYVSLSLDVVKGSDPREELFYTLAGRDWPLLELTRQEANLEDVFLQLTTEEAGAKEGQRRA comes from the coding sequence GTGATTGAACTGGAACGCGTGTCCAAGTATTACGGCAACCGCGTTGGAGTGGATGATCTCAACTTGAGTGTACCGAAAGGACAGATCCTCGGTCTTCTCGGTCCGAACGGTGCCGGGAAAACGACGACGATGCGCCTGATTACCGGCTATCTGGAACCGACGAAGGGAAAGATTACGATCGCCGGTTACGATGTGGTGGAAGACGGCCTGAAGGCGCGGCGCCGCATCGGCTATTTGCCTGAAAATCCGCCGGTGTATCCGGACATGTCGGTAGAAGGATATTTGACGTTTGTGGCCCGCATCCGGGAAGTGCCGCGGTCTGAAGTCACACAAGCAGTACAGCACGTCATGGGCCGCTTAGAACTGACCAACGTCCGGAAACGGCTCATCGGGAGGTTGTCCAAAGGGTACAAACAGCGGGTCGGCTTGGCGCAAGCTATCGTTCACACCCCGGATGTGCTCGTGTTGGACGAGCCGTCTTCCGGGTTGGACCCGAAACAGATCACGGAAATTCGCGAACTCATACGTGAACTGGGAAAGGAACACACCGTCATTTTGAGTTCGCACATTCTCCCGGAAGTGAGCGCCCTGTGCGAACAAGTGGCGATTATTAATAAAGGAAAGATCGTCGCCGTTGACCGCCCGAAATCACTAGCTCAGCACATCCAAGGTTCTGCGACACTGAAGGCGACCGTGAAAGGTCCGCGGGAGGACGTGGTGCGCACAGTGCAGCAGGTAGAAGGCGTGTTGGCGGTCAAGGTGACGAAGGAAGGGGAAGGCTACGTGAGTCTGAGCCTGGACGTCGTAAAAGGAAGCGATCCGCGTGAAGAGCTGTTCTACACGTTAGCCGGACGGGACTGGCCGCTGTTGGAGCTCACTCGCCAGGAAGCCAATTTGGAAGATGTGTTCCTGCAACTGACGACAGAAGAGGCCGGAGCGAAGGAGGGACAGCGTCGTGCGTAA
- a CDS encoding AI-2E family transporter produces the protein MEVVKERWFRVAVGIILFLVIIWLLNEVKFIFTPVVIFVQTLFLPFLIAGILFYLCRPLIEMLERWRVPRTIAILLIFLVGLGLLVLVVSLIGPTVQDQVTRLIDNIPAMVRAVEQAVAYWQTNQEVIPDFVKDAVSDIGGRLQDIASRTGVMIAHFLGNVFNFVFALVVVPFILFYLLKDKEKFAQGVTRFFPRSKEREIRHVLQDMDHALSSYIKGQLIVSVCVGLLLLVGYILIGLDYALLLALIGMVTNVIPFLGPFLAVTPAVIVAWFQEPIMVLFVIVVMVAAQQIESNLVSPRVMGKVLSVHPLTIILLILVGGNLAGVLGMILMIPTYAVVKVVVKHSYQLLSIRRSED, from the coding sequence ATGGAAGTCGTTAAGGAGCGGTGGTTCCGCGTTGCTGTCGGTATCATTTTATTTTTAGTTATCATTTGGCTCCTGAACGAAGTGAAATTCATTTTTACGCCTGTCGTAATTTTTGTCCAAACACTGTTTTTGCCGTTTCTCATCGCGGGCATTCTCTTCTATTTGTGCCGTCCGCTCATTGAAATGCTTGAGAGGTGGCGGGTGCCGCGGACGATTGCGATTTTGCTCATTTTTTTGGTGGGGCTCGGGTTGTTGGTTTTGGTAGTGTCGCTCATTGGCCCCACTGTCCAGGACCAAGTCACCCGTTTAATCGACAATATTCCGGCGATGGTGAGAGCCGTCGAACAGGCCGTCGCTTACTGGCAGACAAACCAGGAGGTGATCCCCGATTTCGTGAAGGATGCTGTGAGCGACATCGGCGGGCGTCTGCAGGACATTGCTTCCCGCACCGGCGTCATGATCGCCCACTTCCTTGGAAATGTGTTCAACTTTGTCTTCGCATTAGTCGTCGTCCCCTTCATTCTCTTTTACTTGTTGAAAGATAAAGAGAAGTTTGCCCAAGGTGTGACGCGTTTTTTTCCTCGATCGAAAGAGCGGGAAATCCGCCACGTACTGCAGGATATGGACCACGCCCTGAGCAGTTACATAAAAGGACAGCTCATCGTCAGTGTGTGTGTCGGCCTTTTGCTCTTGGTCGGTTACATTTTGATCGGCCTCGATTACGCCCTGTTACTGGCGCTCATCGGGATGGTCACGAACGTCATTCCGTTTTTGGGGCCATTTTTGGCTGTAACACCAGCGGTCATCGTTGCGTGGTTTCAAGAGCCGATCATGGTACTTTTCGTCATCGTCGTCATGGTTGCAGCTCAGCAGATCGAGAGCAATCTCGTCTCCCCCCGTGTAATGGGGAAAGTGTTGAGCGTTCACCCGCTGACGATTATCCTGCTCATCCTCGTCGGAGGCAACCTCGCCGGTGTGTTGGGGATGATCCTCATGATTCCGACGTATGCCGTGGTAAAAGTCGTGGTGAAACACAGCTATCAGCTGTTGTCCATCCGCCGCAGTGAAGATTGA
- a CDS encoding TrkH family potassium uptake protein has product MKFVNKLKPIQVIVGGYLVLTLLAALLLYLPFSRKPGQSLSFIDALFTSASAISVTGLTVTNTAETFSLFGQIVLLVTIQLGGIGIMTLGTMIWLVLGRKIGLRDRLLIQLDQNQISLAGLVRLVRSILVIVLVIEAVGAFILGTYFMRFYPWHEALYMGLFHAVAGFTHAGFDLFDNSFLVFRHDYVVNVTMMALIFCGAIGFPVLIELLQYPSRRRLSLHSKLSLIVYVLLWIIGTLFILVIEFDGNLKHDAWHEKILVSAFQSLTTRSAGFATADVRTFQLPTLLMMSLLMFIGASPSSSGGGIRTTTLATVFFAVRSFAKGTKEVSVFGRQFDPADVRKAFVVAVFGVSLLVTALLILSVTEPFELKWLAFEIASAFGTCGLSVGITGELSSVGKVVLMVIMLTGRIGFGAILLMWRDKEKKALYSYPKERLIIG; this is encoded by the coding sequence ATGAAATTTGTCAACAAGCTGAAGCCGATCCAGGTGATCGTCGGGGGCTATCTCGTGCTGACATTGTTGGCGGCACTTTTGTTGTACTTGCCGTTCTCGCGAAAACCTGGGCAATCTTTGAGCTTCATTGACGCGTTATTCACTTCTGCCAGCGCCATTAGCGTCACTGGTCTCACTGTGACGAACACGGCAGAGACCTTTAGTTTGTTCGGCCAGATCGTGCTGCTCGTGACGATCCAGCTCGGCGGGATAGGGATTATGACTTTAGGAACGATGATATGGCTCGTATTAGGCCGAAAAATCGGCTTGCGCGACCGGTTGCTGATCCAGTTGGACCAGAACCAAATCTCGTTGGCCGGTCTCGTCCGCCTCGTTCGTAGTATTTTGGTCATCGTCCTCGTTATCGAAGCCGTCGGTGCGTTTATCCTCGGAACGTACTTTATGCGATTTTATCCGTGGCACGAAGCGCTGTACATGGGTTTGTTCCACGCTGTGGCAGGTTTTACCCACGCCGGATTCGATTTGTTTGACAACAGTTTTCTGGTGTTTCGCCACGACTACGTAGTCAATGTGACGATGATGGCGTTAATTTTTTGCGGGGCCATTGGGTTTCCCGTTCTGATCGAGTTGCTCCAGTACCCTTCCCGCAGGAGGTTGTCTTTACATAGTAAACTGTCTTTGATCGTGTATGTTCTTTTGTGGATCATCGGTACGCTCTTTATTCTCGTTATAGAGTTCGATGGAAACTTGAAACACGACGCGTGGCATGAGAAGATACTTGTCTCCGCTTTCCAATCACTGACGACGCGCAGCGCCGGTTTCGCTACAGCGGATGTGCGCACGTTTCAACTGCCGACCCTGTTGATGATGTCGTTGCTCATGTTTATCGGCGCTTCCCCTTCTTCCAGCGGCGGCGGCATTCGCACGACGACTCTTGCCACCGTGTTTTTCGCGGTGAGGAGTTTCGCCAAAGGAACGAAGGAAGTGAGTGTGTTCGGGCGGCAATTTGATCCGGCCGATGTGAGAAAAGCGTTTGTCGTCGCCGTCTTCGGGGTCTCCCTCCTCGTCACGGCACTCCTCATCCTGTCTGTGACAGAGCCGTTTGAACTGAAATGGCTCGCCTTTGAAATCGCCTCTGCGTTCGGAACGTGCGGGCTGTCTGTCGGGATCACCGGGGAACTGAGCAGTGTGGGAAAAGTCGTGCTCATGGTGATCATGCTCACGGGAAGGATCGGATTTGGCGCGATCTTACTCATGTGGCGGGACAAGGAGAAAAAGGCGCTGTACAGTTACCCGAAGGAGCGGCTCATTATCGGATAA
- a CDS encoding ABC transporter permease subunit produces MRKTWAVAQKELVSYFSSPVAYVIMAVFFLIVSYFFVVQLLGSQVAEPEFLFGNMSTIVLFMAPFLTMRLFSEEFRRGTDELLMTSPLSSVQLVLGKYLAVEILWVIMLVISGIYPIIMSIVGNPERGQVIGGFVGMFLLGSALLAIGLFASALSNHQMIAGGVAFMFMLLLWLIDTATGSFLGEARDILQRLSIFEHFDDFLKGVLDLTHVFYFVSLTIVFLILTYVMVERKRWQ; encoded by the coding sequence GTGCGTAAAACGTGGGCAGTCGCTCAGAAAGAACTCGTGTCGTACTTTTCTTCGCCCGTCGCTTATGTCATCATGGCCGTCTTTTTCCTCATCGTCAGTTACTTCTTTGTGGTGCAGCTGTTAGGAAGCCAAGTGGCGGAACCGGAATTTTTGTTTGGCAACATGAGTACCATCGTTCTGTTCATGGCACCGTTTTTGACGATGCGCCTCTTTTCTGAGGAATTCCGCAGGGGAACGGACGAGCTGCTCATGACGTCACCGCTCTCGAGCGTCCAGCTCGTCCTCGGGAAGTATTTAGCGGTGGAAATTTTGTGGGTGATCATGTTAGTCATTTCGGGAATTTATCCGATCATTATGTCCATCGTCGGCAATCCCGAAAGAGGTCAGGTGATCGGTGGGTTTGTCGGCATGTTTTTGCTGGGCAGTGCCCTTCTCGCCATCGGCTTGTTCGCCTCTGCGTTGAGCAACCACCAGATGATTGCCGGCGGCGTGGCGTTCATGTTCATGCTTTTGCTGTGGCTCATCGATACAGCGACCGGCTCCTTTTTGGGAGAGGCCCGGGACATTCTGCAGCGCTTGTCCATTTTTGAGCATTTCGACGACTTTTTAAAAGGGGTTCTCGACCTGACCCACGTCTTTTATTTCGTCAGTTTGACTATCGTATTTCTCATACTGACTTACGTCATGGTGGAACGGAAACGTTGGCAATAA